One segment of Octopus sinensis linkage group LG27, ASM634580v1, whole genome shotgun sequence DNA contains the following:
- the LOC115225152 gene encoding hornerin isoform X1 produces MTNHKRRPKNQLEGPFHEQTPPKSSNEAKDRGGGGGNDKSNQQKMAQGAMGSGPNEDKRFVFMSKRGGDQQQSLGPEMGQYEKDLTNLFNFPKAGTNPAALQYGLAALENLLSRAAKMGMNELKSLLTANPRLHQLFAENQDFQPRLQKLFAHNQDFQPQLKRLFAANQVFLPKLQMLIAASSQQQQSKENLNFNMGSLGPFGPHGPLRPQGHPMGPPQGSMRPPSGSVRPSQGSGRMMQGPGGPPMSMQEQQAFKKEMMVRQQRRMYSAARGAADDEEEEEEEEDDNNERGYREEQGFGNARNFPGRDGGSGPWPKQDEGRSQPHPRMFDEEPGFPFRRRMNFEGDDDDRRPPSQHHHHRRQQQQQQQQQQHHHHHQQHQQKQPMFTEEMEEFAEKQRVLYDQESENRDRPPASPSSKRRMFGANEDSMYSEDQALLHSGRQQGFYKGRGGGDDDDFAPPHKRRAIYVDEPERGGPNRHQRPFGGGGGGGGGGGGGDNLQDFNEGPRMYGAFGGSGGGGGRDNFGGGGRDNFGGGGGVDPSNQEGGGFDGSRNREYPGSRPYDEFRHRGGGGNGGGGGGRLGVEDDRMGGDAGGRKSREMFDENMDFPNRNPKMFGHNEPFHSHGGSDSFSGSMMPPQQSNLDTSAPGPSIGETKLNYVSFDYNHQHSNVPLTDMEPFSNNPGNFSAGGAGSVSPSSMMGQDSGNNAPYDRHGPSMSRSAGGDDGNQFGQRGMEPSGPGFDNEMDQSYSSRDDQFGQRPPQFGVGSRNLKSALKNSSAYRFEDSSMSAGNSDQGKDVHSGDFGSNNNNNRMSDPSENPDSGRGFRDRDHEERDTFMGTWRSPLGMGNYQQERGDDVGRPGSGFGDDMSGNRQMDDTASVEQQQMSGSGSFHGNMDRGGFQYGGNARGQSDGGEDFPDWGRQRDGENEGFGVGRDSSGGAGDSGRRMQMGESHDYGHKSSEGYNRYYGSGGGGGGGGGGGSDSLGDDRPSYPSRGANKNNDDDIEDPGYNVKWGQGVGSLDRGSSRERSWMSRGDPADYRRVEDDNNNDDDDRGKGAGYGFQSDSENRGSHLYEDNWQQSGDYRHHDSKSDYPGDGAGGHRIESSFRRGVSYGRDEDLEEPARDEEAPYYRSGRSVAFERDNYSYNEEYDNGGNESNTNVDEGGYYSGGGAAMEQNLSDDRESYRRQERYGEQKMEEDFEQDGSDPPLGWRSSSSKQDGSDPPLGWRSSSSKQDGSDPPLGWRNPGSKQDGSDPPLGWRNPASKQDGPDPPLGWRNHKYFSSSPSKSDPPSSSRRGRDDAEGGGSWERNQRGSGYHGDRSGGEQGHRRGRSSRSNRSYGRNSNRDRAGSRCGGGGGGRGSYGDASEGDANTGGGSKEDQYGQDTMRKVVMSRDWKGDGGGGGEMMRRHHKQSRWN; encoded by the exons ATGACTAATCACAAAA GGCGGCCGAAGAACCAACTCGAAGGACCTTTCCATGAACAGACTCCCCCAAAGTCATCCAACGAGGCCAAAGAcagaggtggtggcggtggcaatgACAAATCCAACCAACAGAAAATGGCGCAGGGAGCCATGGGTTCCGGCCCCAACGAGGACAAGCGCTTTGTGTTTATGAGTAAGCGCGGAGGTGACCAACAGCAATCTCTTGGTCCAGAG atggGCCAGTATGAGAAAGATTTAACAAACCTTTTCAACTTTCCCAAAGCTGG gACCAACCCTGCTGCTCTCCAGTACGGCTTGGCTGCTCTGGAGAACTTGTTATCGCGGGCCGCAAAAATGGGGATGAATGAGCTGAAGAGCCTATTAACGGCGAACCCCCGACTGCACCAACTCTTTGCAGAGAACCAGGACTTTCAGCCCCGCCTGCAGAAGTTGTTTGCCCATAACCAGGACTTCCAACCCCAGCTGAAACGGTTGTTTGCTGCAAATCAGGTTTTCCTTCCCAAACTGCAAATGCTTATTGCAGCCTCCAGCCAGCAGCAACAGAGCAAAGAGAACCTCAACTTCAACATGGGGTCCCTCGGTCCCTTCGGACCTCACGGGCCCCTCCGACCGCAAGGTCACCCGATGGGGCCACCCCAgggctccatgaggccaccgtcGGGATCTGTCAGGCCGTCGCAAGGATCTGGCCGGATGATGCAGGGCCCGGGCGGGCCGCCGATGAGCATGCAGGAGCAGCAAGCGTTTAAGAAAGAGATGATGGTGAGACAACAGCGCCGGATGTACAGTGCGGCACGTGGCGCCGccgacgacgaggaggaggaggaggaggaggaggatgataacaaCGAAAGGGGTTACCGCGAGGAGCAAGGATTCGGCAACGCTCGGAACTTCCCCGGCAGGGACGGCGGCTCTGGGCCCTGGCCGAAACAGGACGAGGGTCGGTCCCAGCCGCACCCTAGAATGTTTGACGAGGAGCCAGGCTTTCCCTTCCGTCGCCGTATGAACTTTGAGGGCGACGACGATGATAGAAGACCCCCGtctcagcaccaccatcaccgccgccaacagcagcagcaacaacaacaacagcagcatcatcatcatcatcaacaacatcaacaaaaacagccAATGTTTACAGAAGAGATGGAGGAATTTGCTGAAAAGCAGCGTGTGCTGTACGACCAGGAGAGCGAAAACCGTGACCGGCCGCCGGCCTCCCCCTCCTCCAAGCGCCGTATGTTCGGGGCGAACGAGGACTCGATGTATAGCGAGGACCAGGCGCTGCTACACTCGGGGAGACAGCAAGGGTTTTACAAGGGCAGAGGTGGGGGCGACGATGACGACTTTGCTCCCCCCCACAAGCGACGGGCGATATACGTCGACGAACCCGAGAGGGGAGGACCGAATCGCCATCAGAGGCCCTTCGGAggcggcggaggaggaggaggtggaggtggtggaggagataACCTGCAAGATTTTAATGAGGGCCCTAGAATGTATGGGGCTtttggcggcagcggtggtggtggtgggagagacaattttg gtggtggcggaagaGACAactttggcggtggtggtggtgtcgatccCAGCAACCAGGAAGGAGGAGGCTTTGATGGATCTCGGAACAGGGAGTATCCAGGCTCCAGACCTTACGACGAATTTAGACATCGCGGAGGTggcggcaatggtggtggtggtggtggccgtctTGGCGTGGAAGACGACCGTATGGGAGGAGACGCTGGCGGACGGAAATCCCGGGAGATGTTCGACGAAAACATGGACTTTCCTAACCGAAATCCGAAGATGTTTGGACACAACGAGCCTTTCCATAGTCACGGGGGTAGCGACagcttttcggggtcaatgatgCCCCCTCAACAATCCAATTTGGACACGAGCGCTCCCGGCCCCAGCATTGGTGAAACGAAACTCAACTACGTCTCCTTTGATTATAACCACCAGCACTCTAATGTTCCCCTAACGGACATGGAGCCGTTCAGTAACAACCCCGGAAATTTCTCAGCCGGTGGCGCTGGCAGTGTTTCGCCCTCGTCCATGATGGGACAGGACAGCGGCAACAACGCCCCCTACGATAGGCACGGCCCCTCCATGTCGAGAAGTGCTGGAGGCGACGATGGTAACCAGTTTGGCCAGAGGGGTATGGAACCGTCTGGTCCTGGTTTTGACAACGAAATGGATCAGTCGTACTCCTCGCGGGACGACCAGTTTGGCCAGAGGCCCCCTCAGTTTGGTGTCGGTTCGAGAAACCTGAAGTCAGCCCTGAAGAATAGCTCTGCTTATAGGTTTGAGGACAGTTCCATGTCGGCCGGGAACTCCGACCAGGGCAAGGACGTTCATAGCGGTGACTttggcagtaacaacaacaacaaccggaTGTCAGATCCGAGTGAAAATCCGGACTCTGGAAGGGGTTTCAGGGACCGGGACCATGAAGAGAGAGACACGTTTATGGGCACTTGGAGGAGCCCCCTTGGTATGGGAAACTACCAGCAGGAGAGAGGAGACGACGTGGGCAGACCCGGAAGCGGGTTCGGTGATGATATGAGCGGCAACAGACAGATGGATGACACGGCCAGTGTGGAGCAGCAGCAGATGTCGGGCAGCGGTAGCTTCCATGGGAATATGGATCGTGGCGGGTTTCAGTACGGTGGGAATGCGAGGGGTCAGTCCGACGGCGGAGAGGATTTCCCGGATTGGGGCCGCCAGAGGGACGGCGAAAACGAGGGTTTTGGAGTCGGGAGGGATAGCAGCGGTGGTGCTGGTGACAGTGGTCGTAGGATGCAGATGGGCGAGTCCCACGACTACGGACACAAGAGCAGTGAGGGCTATAACAGGTAttacggtagtggtggtggtggtggtggtggcggtggcggcggtagtgATAGCCTCGGTGATGACAGACCTTCCTACCCCAGCCGTGGCgccaacaaaaacaacgacgacgacatcgAAGATCCTGGTTACAACGTGAAGTGGGGCCAAGGGGTCGGTAGCCTGGATCGAGGTTCGTCGAGGGAACGTAGCTGGATGTCCCGGGGCGACCCTGCGGACTATCGCCGCGTCgaggacgacaacaacaacgacgacgacgatagggGCAAAGGGGCCGGTTACGGTTTCCAGTCGGACAGCGAGAACAGAGGGAGCCACTTGTACGAGGACAACTGGCAGCAGAGCGGGGATTACCGCCACCACGATAGCAAGTCGGATTATCCGGGAGACGGAGCTGGTGGTCATAGAATCGAGTCGTCGTTCCGGCGCGGGGTCAGCTACGGCCGAGACGAGGACCTGGAAGAACCGGCGCGCGATGAGGAGGCCCCGTACTATCGTTCCGGCAGGAGTGTTGCGTTTGAGAGGGACAACTATAGTTATAACGAGGAATATGACAATGGCGGTAACGAGAGTAATACTAATGTGGATGAAGGCGGTTATTATAGTGGGGGCGGGGCTGCTATGGAGCAGAATTTGTCCGACGATAGGGAGAGCTACAGAAGGCAGGAGAGATATGGGGAGCAGAAAATGGAAGAGGATTTTGAACAGGACGGCTCTGATCCTCCCCTTGGCTGGAGAAGCTCCTCATCGAAACAGGACGGCTCTGACCCTCCGCTTGGCTGGAGAAGCTCTTCATCGAAACAGGACGGCTCTGACCCACCGCTTGGCTGGAGAAACCCCGGGTCGAAACAAGACGGCTCCGACCCTCCGCTCGGCTGGAGAAACCCCGCGTCGAAACAGGACGGTCCCGACCCCCCGCTCGGCTGGAGGAACCACAAGTATTTTTCCTCGTCGCCATCCAAGTCGGATCCCCCGTCCTCGTCGAGGAGGGGCCGGGACGACGCGGAAGGTGGCGGCAGCTGGGAGAGGAACCAACGCGGTTCTGGGTACCACGGCGACCGATCCGGCGGGGAACAAGGGCATCGAAGAGGGCGGTCGTCGCGCAGTAACCGGTCGTACGGCCGCAATTCCAACCGCGACAGAGCAGGATCGAggtgcggcggcggcggtggtggtcgaGGTTCCTACGGCGACGCGTCCGAAGGTGACGCGAATACCGGCGGCGGCAGCAAGGAGGACCAGTACGGGCAAGACACGATGCGGAAGGTCGTAATGTCGAGGGACTGGAAAGGCGACGGAGGAGGCGGAGGGGAGATGATGCGTCGCCACCACAAGCAGTCGAGGTGGAACTAA
- the LOC115225152 gene encoding hornerin isoform X3, which yields MTNHKRRPKNQLEGPFHEQTPPKSSNEAKDRGGGGGNDKSNQQKMAQGAMGSGPNEDKRFVFMSKRGGDQQQSLGPEMGQYEKDLTNLFNFPKAGTNPAALQYGLAALENLLSRAAKMGMNELKSLLTANPRLHQLFAENQDFQPRLQKLFAHNQDFQPQLKRLFAANQVFLPKLQMLIAASSQQQQSKENLNFNMGSLGPFGPHGPLRPQGHPMGPPQGSMRPPSGSVRPSQGSGRMMQGPGGPPMSMQEQQAFKKEMMVRQQRRMYSAARGAADDEEEEEEEEDDNNERGYREEQGFGNARNFPGRDGGSGPWPKQDEGRSQPHPRMFDEEPGFPFRRRMNFEGDDDDRRPPSQHHHHRRQQQQQQQQQQHHHHHQQHQQKQPMFTEEMEEFAEKQRVLYDQESENRDRPPASPSSKRRMFGANEDSMYSEDQALLHSGRQQGFYKGRGGGDDDDFAPPHKRRAIYVDEPERGGPNRHQRPFGGGGGGGGGGGGGDNLQDFNEGPRMYGAFGGSGGGGGRDNFGGGGRDNFGGGGGVDPSNQEGGGFDGSRNREYPGSRPYDEFRHRGGGGNGGGGGGRLGVEDDRMGGDAGGRKSREMFDENMDFPNRNPKMFGHNEPFHSHGGSDSFSGSMMPPQQSNLDTSAPGPSIGETKLNYVSFDYNHQHSNVPLTDMEPFSNNPGNFSAGGAGSVSPSSMMGQDSGNNAPYDRHGPSMSRSAGGDDGNQFGQRGMEPSGPGFDNEMDQSYSSRDDQFGQRPPQFGVGSRNLKSALKNSSAYRFEDSSMSAGNSDQGKDVHSGDFGSNNNNNRMSDPSENPDSGRGFRDRDHEERDTFMGTWRSPLGMGNYQQERGDDVGRPGSGFGDDMSGNRQMDDTASVEQQQMSGSGSFHGNMDRGGFQYGGNARGQSDGGEDFPDWGRQRDGENEGFGVGRDSSGGAGDSGRRMQMGESHDYGHKSSEGYNRYYGSGGGGGGGGGGGSDSLGDDRPSYPSRGANKNNDDDIEDPGYNVKWGQGVGSLDRGSSRERSWMSRGDPADYRRVEDDNNNDDDDRGKGAGYGFQSDSENRGSHLYEDNWQQSGDYRHHDSKSDYPGDGAGGHRIESSFRRGVSYGRDEDLEEPARDEEAPYYRSGRSVAFERDNYSYNEEYDNGGNESNTNVDEGGYYSGGGAAMEQNLSDDRESYRRQERYGEQKMEEDFEQDGSDPPLGWRSSSSKQDGSDPPLGWRNPGSKQDGSDPPLGWRNPASKQDGPDPPLGWRNHKYFSSSPSKSDPPSSSRRGRDDAEGGGSWERNQRGSGYHGDRSGGEQGHRRGRSSRSNRSYGRNSNRDRAGSRCGGGGGGRGSYGDASEGDANTGGGSKEDQYGQDTMRKVVMSRDWKGDGGGGGEMMRRHHKQSRWN from the exons ATGACTAATCACAAAA GGCGGCCGAAGAACCAACTCGAAGGACCTTTCCATGAACAGACTCCCCCAAAGTCATCCAACGAGGCCAAAGAcagaggtggtggcggtggcaatgACAAATCCAACCAACAGAAAATGGCGCAGGGAGCCATGGGTTCCGGCCCCAACGAGGACAAGCGCTTTGTGTTTATGAGTAAGCGCGGAGGTGACCAACAGCAATCTCTTGGTCCAGAG atggGCCAGTATGAGAAAGATTTAACAAACCTTTTCAACTTTCCCAAAGCTGG gACCAACCCTGCTGCTCTCCAGTACGGCTTGGCTGCTCTGGAGAACTTGTTATCGCGGGCCGCAAAAATGGGGATGAATGAGCTGAAGAGCCTATTAACGGCGAACCCCCGACTGCACCAACTCTTTGCAGAGAACCAGGACTTTCAGCCCCGCCTGCAGAAGTTGTTTGCCCATAACCAGGACTTCCAACCCCAGCTGAAACGGTTGTTTGCTGCAAATCAGGTTTTCCTTCCCAAACTGCAAATGCTTATTGCAGCCTCCAGCCAGCAGCAACAGAGCAAAGAGAACCTCAACTTCAACATGGGGTCCCTCGGTCCCTTCGGACCTCACGGGCCCCTCCGACCGCAAGGTCACCCGATGGGGCCACCCCAgggctccatgaggccaccgtcGGGATCTGTCAGGCCGTCGCAAGGATCTGGCCGGATGATGCAGGGCCCGGGCGGGCCGCCGATGAGCATGCAGGAGCAGCAAGCGTTTAAGAAAGAGATGATGGTGAGACAACAGCGCCGGATGTACAGTGCGGCACGTGGCGCCGccgacgacgaggaggaggaggaggaggaggaggatgataacaaCGAAAGGGGTTACCGCGAGGAGCAAGGATTCGGCAACGCTCGGAACTTCCCCGGCAGGGACGGCGGCTCTGGGCCCTGGCCGAAACAGGACGAGGGTCGGTCCCAGCCGCACCCTAGAATGTTTGACGAGGAGCCAGGCTTTCCCTTCCGTCGCCGTATGAACTTTGAGGGCGACGACGATGATAGAAGACCCCCGtctcagcaccaccatcaccgccgccaacagcagcagcaacaacaacaacagcagcatcatcatcatcatcaacaacatcaacaaaaacagccAATGTTTACAGAAGAGATGGAGGAATTTGCTGAAAAGCAGCGTGTGCTGTACGACCAGGAGAGCGAAAACCGTGACCGGCCGCCGGCCTCCCCCTCCTCCAAGCGCCGTATGTTCGGGGCGAACGAGGACTCGATGTATAGCGAGGACCAGGCGCTGCTACACTCGGGGAGACAGCAAGGGTTTTACAAGGGCAGAGGTGGGGGCGACGATGACGACTTTGCTCCCCCCCACAAGCGACGGGCGATATACGTCGACGAACCCGAGAGGGGAGGACCGAATCGCCATCAGAGGCCCTTCGGAggcggcggaggaggaggaggtggaggtggtggaggagataACCTGCAAGATTTTAATGAGGGCCCTAGAATGTATGGGGCTtttggcggcagcggtggtggtggtgggagagacaattttg gtggtggcggaagaGACAactttggcggtggtggtggtgtcgatccCAGCAACCAGGAAGGAGGAGGCTTTGATGGATCTCGGAACAGGGAGTATCCAGGCTCCAGACCTTACGACGAATTTAGACATCGCGGAGGTggcggcaatggtggtggtggtggtggccgtctTGGCGTGGAAGACGACCGTATGGGAGGAGACGCTGGCGGACGGAAATCCCGGGAGATGTTCGACGAAAACATGGACTTTCCTAACCGAAATCCGAAGATGTTTGGACACAACGAGCCTTTCCATAGTCACGGGGGTAGCGACagcttttcggggtcaatgatgCCCCCTCAACAATCCAATTTGGACACGAGCGCTCCCGGCCCCAGCATTGGTGAAACGAAACTCAACTACGTCTCCTTTGATTATAACCACCAGCACTCTAATGTTCCCCTAACGGACATGGAGCCGTTCAGTAACAACCCCGGAAATTTCTCAGCCGGTGGCGCTGGCAGTGTTTCGCCCTCGTCCATGATGGGACAGGACAGCGGCAACAACGCCCCCTACGATAGGCACGGCCCCTCCATGTCGAGAAGTGCTGGAGGCGACGATGGTAACCAGTTTGGCCAGAGGGGTATGGAACCGTCTGGTCCTGGTTTTGACAACGAAATGGATCAGTCGTACTCCTCGCGGGACGACCAGTTTGGCCAGAGGCCCCCTCAGTTTGGTGTCGGTTCGAGAAACCTGAAGTCAGCCCTGAAGAATAGCTCTGCTTATAGGTTTGAGGACAGTTCCATGTCGGCCGGGAACTCCGACCAGGGCAAGGACGTTCATAGCGGTGACTttggcagtaacaacaacaacaaccggaTGTCAGATCCGAGTGAAAATCCGGACTCTGGAAGGGGTTTCAGGGACCGGGACCATGAAGAGAGAGACACGTTTATGGGCACTTGGAGGAGCCCCCTTGGTATGGGAAACTACCAGCAGGAGAGAGGAGACGACGTGGGCAGACCCGGAAGCGGGTTCGGTGATGATATGAGCGGCAACAGACAGATGGATGACACGGCCAGTGTGGAGCAGCAGCAGATGTCGGGCAGCGGTAGCTTCCATGGGAATATGGATCGTGGCGGGTTTCAGTACGGTGGGAATGCGAGGGGTCAGTCCGACGGCGGAGAGGATTTCCCGGATTGGGGCCGCCAGAGGGACGGCGAAAACGAGGGTTTTGGAGTCGGGAGGGATAGCAGCGGTGGTGCTGGTGACAGTGGTCGTAGGATGCAGATGGGCGAGTCCCACGACTACGGACACAAGAGCAGTGAGGGCTATAACAGGTAttacggtagtggtggtggtggtggtggtggcggtggcggcggtagtgATAGCCTCGGTGATGACAGACCTTCCTACCCCAGCCGTGGCgccaacaaaaacaacgacgacgacatcgAAGATCCTGGTTACAACGTGAAGTGGGGCCAAGGGGTCGGTAGCCTGGATCGAGGTTCGTCGAGGGAACGTAGCTGGATGTCCCGGGGCGACCCTGCGGACTATCGCCGCGTCgaggacgacaacaacaacgacgacgacgatagggGCAAAGGGGCCGGTTACGGTTTCCAGTCGGACAGCGAGAACAGAGGGAGCCACTTGTACGAGGACAACTGGCAGCAGAGCGGGGATTACCGCCACCACGATAGCAAGTCGGATTATCCGGGAGACGGAGCTGGTGGTCATAGAATCGAGTCGTCGTTCCGGCGCGGGGTCAGCTACGGCCGAGACGAGGACCTGGAAGAACCGGCGCGCGATGAGGAGGCCCCGTACTATCGTTCCGGCAGGAGTGTTGCGTTTGAGAGGGACAACTATAGTTATAACGAGGAATATGACAATGGCGGTAACGAGAGTAATACTAATGTGGATGAAGGCGGTTATTATAGTGGGGGCGGGGCTGCTATGGAGCAGAATTTGTCCGACGATAGGGAGAGCTACAGAAGGCAGGAGAGATATGGGGAGCAGAAAATGGAAGAGGATTTTGAACAGGACGGCTCTGAT CCTCCGCTTGGCTGGAGAAGCTCTTCATCGAAACAGGACGGCTCTGACCCACCGCTTGGCTGGAGAAACCCCGGGTCGAAACAAGACGGCTCCGACCCTCCGCTCGGCTGGAGAAACCCCGCGTCGAAACAGGACGGTCCCGACCCCCCGCTCGGCTGGAGGAACCACAAGTATTTTTCCTCGTCGCCATCCAAGTCGGATCCCCCGTCCTCGTCGAGGAGGGGCCGGGACGACGCGGAAGGTGGCGGCAGCTGGGAGAGGAACCAACGCGGTTCTGGGTACCACGGCGACCGATCCGGCGGGGAACAAGGGCATCGAAGAGGGCGGTCGTCGCGCAGTAACCGGTCGTACGGCCGCAATTCCAACCGCGACAGAGCAGGATCGAggtgcggcggcggcggtggtggtcgaGGTTCCTACGGCGACGCGTCCGAAGGTGACGCGAATACCGGCGGCGGCAGCAAGGAGGACCAGTACGGGCAAGACACGATGCGGAAGGTCGTAATGTCGAGGGACTGGAAAGGCGACGGAGGAGGCGGAGGGGAGATGATGCGTCGCCACCACAAGCAGTCGAGGTGGAACTAA